The region GTATCGCACGGTAGTCGGCCATGTACCGGCCGGCCTGCCGCATGAACCACAGGGGTGTCTTGTCCACGGGCTGCCGGCGGCACGCCCGCAGGAAACGATCGTTCACCGAGGCTCCCAGAATCAGGTGGAAAGCAGGGTGCGCGCGAGCGCAACGAGGTCTTCCAGCCACAGCGGCTTGAACCGGACCGATGCCCCCAGCGTTTTCAGCTCTGCCGCCGTGTTCTCCGCGAGAAAATAATCCCCGGTCACCACGGCCACCGGCACGTCCTGCAGGTGCGTCTTTGAACGGATGTGGCGCAGGAACTGGAGCCCGTTGACAATGGGCATCCGCAGGTCGAGGATGATGGCGTTCGGCAGGACGCTGTCGGCGAGTTCCAGCCCGGTTTCGGCGCTGACAGCGGTCGCCACGTTGAAACCCTCCAGCCTCAGCATGCGGGCGAACGTGTCCGCGACCGCCAGGTCATCATCCACGATGAGAATGGTCCGGGTGGCGGTGCTTGCCGGGACGGGGTCGGCCAAGGCAATCACGGGGCGATTATCGCACACTTCTGCCCTATCCTTACCAGCTCGGCTTGTGTTAACCTCCTGCGATCCTCCTACTTACACCGCCGGAGGCCGATGCCGATCCTCGTCAGACCCGTCCGCGAACAGCTCGAACACGACCGCGTCATTCGCCATCTGCAGGCAAAGCTGAAGCGAAAGTTCGAGGTCACGACGAACATCGGCGACGAACAGAACGCCGGCGTCCGCTCCGGCAACCTCACGCTCTTTCCCGACCTCGTGCTGTCGAGCGGCAGAAAGATCGCGAGCGTGATCGAGGTCGAAACGAACGAGTCGGTGAACCATCTCGAGGCGCTCGCGCAGTGGGCGCACTTCGGGCGGAGCCGCATTCCGTTTCATCTGTATGTGCCGGCGGGTTCGGTGGAGATGGCGCGCCGGCTTGCCGAGGAAAGCCAGGTCGCCTTCGCGGAGATCTGGAGCTACCATGCCATCGGCGACCAGATTCGGTTTGCGATGGTGCACCGTGCGCCCGCGGCGCCGGCGAAGGCCGCGCATGCGCCTGAAGCCCCCCGGCGCAAGCCGGCCGCTGCGCGCCCCGCCGCCAAACGCGCGCGCGGGGCTGCTGCCCGTCCTGCCGCGCGCCGCCCCGCCGCGCGGGCGTCCAATTCGAAGAAGACCGCCTCGCGCGCGCAGAAAAGGAAGTAGGTCCTGCCGTTCCTGCGCTTCGGCCGCGACAAGCGCGGCTACGAGCACACCTCTCTCGTCCTGCCGATCAAGCGCCACGGCCGGACGGAGTCACGCATCCTGTACTGGTTCCGCACGCCCCCGTACGTCAAGGTGGGACGCGCGGCGCTCGACGAGGAGGCGATGCGTCTCCTGGAGGAACGGCATCCGGGCGTGTCGTTCGACTGGGGGCGCATTCTGCGCGATCCACCGCAGCAGATTCCCGAGGAGCAGGCGGCCCGCCGCCGCGAGCACCGCGAGGCGCGCGAGGCGAAGCGCAAGAAGAAACGTTCCGCGGAGCCGGAGAGCACGGACCCGAGCATCACCGCAGAACCTGCAGAACCCTCTCAGGGGACGAGCCTGGAACCGATCGAACCGACTCCGGCCATCCCGTCTTCCTCCGCG is a window of Acidobacteriota bacterium DNA encoding:
- a CDS encoding response regulator encodes the protein MIALADPVPASTATRTILIVDDDLAVADTFARMLRLEGFNVATAVSAETGLELADSVLPNAIILDLRMPIVNGLQFLRHIRSKTHLQDVPVAVVTGDYFLAENTAAELKTLGASVRFKPLWLEDLVALARTLLST